In Xyrauchen texanus isolate HMW12.3.18 chromosome 13, RBS_HiC_50CHRs, whole genome shotgun sequence, a single genomic region encodes these proteins:
- the LOC127654455 gene encoding somatomedin-B and thrombospondin type-1 domain-containing protein-like: MSSSNERSNISRLVIIMSACSSSLSWMVFHLALLVTLVSQCEGGCLDAGLCCFGQNRSCITEGWRQDHSYGECYCDQACKTTLDCCHDYDLACPAVSCVVSEWNVWSGCLESCKPTLRTRQRQVIQKARNGGKSCPSLQQTAGCVEYHDEQGPCLQSLVPALITTGGYGNAWKKREISDTNNITGYCVEFELTSLTVGCQRSITPHTHWMRYLKEGHEVCVECQPPALAQGQRYCSGDGGSTTQERSLSLQWQAVGNSQCRGVWRRVRRRDSCSCPTVHSFIFI; this comes from the exons ATGAGTTCCTCAAATGAGAGGAGCAACATATCCAGGCTGGTCATTATCATGTCAGCGTGCAGCTCCAGTCTCTCATGGATGGTTTTCCACCTTGCTCTACTGGTAACACTGGTGTCCCAGTGCGAGGGAGGTTGTCTGGATGCAGGACTGTGTTGCTTTGGACAAAACAGGTCATGTATTACTGAGGGCTGGAGGCAAGATCACTCATATGGGGAATGTTACTGCGATCAGGCATGCAAGACAACATTGGACTGTTGCCACGACTATGACCTTGCCTGTCCAG CTGTTTCCTGTGTGGTGAGTGAATGGAATGTTTGGTCTGGCTGTCTGGAGTCATGTAAGCCCACACTGCGCACCAGACAGAGGCAGGTGATTCAAAAGGCACGTAATGGTGGTAAATCCTGTCCATCTCTACAGCAGACTGCAGGCTGTGTTGAGTACcatgatgagcagggaccctgccTGCAGTCACTTG TCCCAGCCCTCATCACCACTGGTGGCTATGGAAATGCctggaaaaagagagagatttcAGACACAAACAATATCACAGG TTACTGTGTGGAGTTTGAACTCACCTCTCTGACGGTGGGCTGTCAGCGCAGTATCACTCCTCATACTCACTGGATGCGGTACCTGAAGGAAGGGCATGAGGTGTGTGTGGAGTGTCAGCCACCAGCTCTTGCCCAGGGCCAACGCTACTGTTCAGGGGATGGGGGAAGCACAACGCAGGAAAG GAGCTTATCTCTGCAGTGGCAGGCCGTGGGGAATTCTCAGTGCAGAGGGGTGTGGAGACGGGTCCGTCGCCGAGATTCCTGTTCCTGTCCTACTGTACACAGTTTTATCTTCATTTAA